From a region of the Corallococcus coralloides DSM 2259 genome:
- the epsA gene encoding exopolysaccharide biosynthesis glycosyltransferase EpsA, protein MTTAHAPAAASPRPRLNIGQLTIDQLTFPEAITAIGELVDAHQGGYVFTANVDHVVLAETNTRFRDAYAKATISVVDGMPIVWASRMLDVSLPERIAGSDLILPLVKLGAERKWRIFLLGAGPGVAEKVGKQFQAQYPGIEVVGWDSPMVNLDAGDAQNDPIIARIREKDPHLLFVALGSPKQEVWISQVAQKLGPTVAIGIGAGFDFIAGTAKRAPEWIAKAGFEWLYRLTHEPKRLWRRYILNDSQFGIILLRELWKRTRGSQG, encoded by the coding sequence TTGACCACCGCACACGCCCCCGCCGCCGCTTCCCCCCGCCCGCGCCTGAACATCGGCCAGCTCACCATCGACCAGCTCACCTTCCCGGAGGCCATCACGGCCATTGGCGAGCTGGTGGACGCGCACCAGGGCGGCTACGTCTTCACCGCCAACGTGGACCACGTGGTGCTCGCGGAGACGAACACGCGCTTCCGCGACGCGTACGCCAAGGCCACCATTTCGGTCGTCGATGGCATGCCCATCGTCTGGGCGTCGCGCATGCTGGACGTGTCCCTGCCGGAGCGCATCGCCGGCTCCGACCTCATCCTGCCGCTGGTGAAGCTGGGCGCCGAGCGCAAGTGGCGCATCTTCCTCCTGGGCGCGGGCCCCGGCGTCGCGGAGAAGGTGGGCAAGCAGTTCCAGGCGCAGTACCCCGGCATCGAGGTCGTGGGCTGGGACTCGCCCATGGTGAACCTGGACGCGGGCGACGCGCAGAATGATCCCATCATCGCGCGCATCCGGGAGAAGGACCCGCACCTGCTCTTCGTCGCGCTGGGCAGCCCCAAGCAGGAGGTGTGGATCTCCCAGGTGGCCCAGAAGCTGGGGCCCACGGTGGCCATCGGCATTGGCGCGGGGTTCGACTTCATCGCCGGCACCGCCAAGCGCGCCCCGGAGTGGATCGCCAAGGCCGGCTTCGAGTGGCTCTACCGCCTCACCCACGAGCCCAAGCGCCTGTGGCGCCGGTACATCCTCAACGACTCCCAGTTCGGGATCATCCTGCTGCGCGAGCTGTGGAAGCGCACCCGGGGTTCACAGGGTTGA
- a CDS encoding Ig-like domain-containing protein, whose translation MSSAVSRSSPRWAARLVMFAVMVLSAFSLPAAAATNTEATQKAIQFLSADVANWTTHENCIACHRQGAAVFGLSSAKANGYNMAQTASNGRTLQQNLDAITARIKTDQLPSGHWLYQGASFPNSKTGWASFGLAGFDQYVSTQYSSALVMAANWALGTQQSSGRWNEDHDGSPVNHGNVPITARYIVSLAQAKQRVDPAKAAQYQAAIDKAAAYLRANINTATTGVFDDGMPYTFQKSWAIVGLKAAGPGANGVNSTTIQTLANQLIAMPAVSGKGWGRLPTGASDDFATGIAVYALCLAGKEPASNARLFNAIEWLKTKQAADGGWEPGSAARDIPTTFASLGLACFGDFSVEVSVVGEDTKMFPISNPAPQETTYTLKVKNHGYQADTYTLSTAGGLPGWTATLSRPTVFLAAGAESTVTVTVRAPVNLLPSLLSEVTVTAASGGAVGVSASARVRTYTPPEPPVTGVATTTTILSPAANASVTIGNQTTLTARVRNASTNAVVTGPRKGVVTFFVAGVAIGADDDANGDGVFSLEWNIATDRWSATGAQDFRAVYSGVTLDTPPNLLGSTAAQTLVINPYPYTAPEVIMGNQPAFIRETTLNAWGFVKPATNGAFITYAAFIVNGGAPVVVNPELSGGLVYVPVELVEGPNIIQLTGRDNLGGITTKQINLTVDRVPPVITIQSPVQGQVVGGLVDVISQIDEQTPTRVETQWVNTTLLEFGTGSVTHPVSLPNFGEQGILVRATDSANNVTEAVVHVFVDSGTPTVTTDPADGATFGPRANNTLPYVIRVSSVSATTVKLGNQQFQLPRGGGEIQTSVTLASGVNTLTIDATNEAGRTTRTTRTVRYDTQAPTATLVTPAPGSTVGGVVTLTARVTDALSSIKNVAFTRDGSGIRAGTLQTNGTWTAELDTRELLDGTHTVDVWMTDAVDNFVIQSFSFTVKNN comes from the coding sequence ATGTCATCAGCCGTATCCCGTTCGTCGCCCCGTTGGGCGGCGCGACTCGTCATGTTCGCGGTGATGGTGTTGTCGGCCTTCAGCCTGCCGGCCGCCGCCGCCACCAACACGGAGGCCACGCAGAAGGCCATCCAGTTCCTGAGCGCGGACGTGGCCAACTGGACCACGCACGAGAACTGCATCGCGTGCCACCGCCAGGGCGCGGCGGTGTTCGGCCTGTCGAGCGCCAAGGCCAATGGCTACAACATGGCGCAGACGGCGAGCAACGGGCGCACGCTCCAGCAGAACCTGGACGCCATCACGGCGCGCATCAAGACGGACCAGCTGCCTTCCGGTCACTGGCTGTATCAGGGGGCCTCGTTCCCGAACTCCAAGACGGGCTGGGCGTCGTTCGGCCTGGCGGGCTTCGACCAGTACGTGTCCACGCAGTACAGCAGCGCGCTGGTGATGGCGGCCAACTGGGCGCTGGGCACGCAGCAGTCCAGCGGCCGGTGGAACGAGGACCACGACGGCTCGCCGGTGAACCACGGCAACGTGCCCATCACCGCGCGCTACATCGTGTCGCTGGCGCAGGCGAAGCAGCGCGTGGACCCGGCGAAGGCGGCGCAGTACCAGGCGGCCATCGACAAGGCGGCCGCGTACCTGCGGGCCAACATCAACACGGCCACCACGGGCGTCTTCGACGACGGCATGCCGTACACGTTCCAGAAGTCGTGGGCCATCGTGGGCCTGAAGGCCGCGGGCCCGGGCGCCAATGGCGTGAACAGCACCACCATCCAGACGCTGGCGAACCAGCTCATCGCGATGCCCGCGGTGAGCGGCAAGGGCTGGGGCCGCCTGCCGACGGGCGCGTCCGACGACTTCGCCACGGGCATCGCCGTGTACGCGCTGTGCCTGGCGGGCAAGGAGCCGGCGAGCAACGCGCGCCTGTTCAACGCGATTGAGTGGCTGAAGACGAAGCAGGCGGCGGACGGCGGCTGGGAGCCGGGGTCGGCGGCGCGGGACATCCCGACGACGTTCGCGTCGCTGGGGCTGGCGTGCTTCGGTGACTTCAGCGTGGAGGTGTCCGTGGTGGGCGAGGACACGAAGATGTTCCCCATCTCCAACCCGGCGCCCCAGGAGACGACCTACACGCTCAAGGTGAAGAACCACGGCTACCAGGCGGACACGTACACGCTGAGCACCGCGGGCGGCCTGCCGGGCTGGACGGCCACGCTGAGCCGGCCCACGGTGTTCCTGGCCGCGGGCGCGGAGTCCACCGTGACGGTGACGGTGCGCGCGCCGGTGAACCTGCTGCCTTCGCTCTTGTCGGAGGTCACGGTGACGGCGGCGTCGGGTGGCGCGGTGGGCGTGTCGGCGTCGGCGCGGGTGCGGACGTACACGCCGCCGGAGCCTCCGGTGACGGGCGTGGCGACGACGACCACGATCCTCTCCCCGGCGGCGAACGCGAGCGTGACCATTGGCAATCAGACGACCCTGACCGCGCGGGTGCGGAATGCGTCGACCAACGCCGTGGTGACGGGGCCGCGCAAGGGCGTGGTGACGTTCTTCGTGGCGGGCGTGGCGATTGGCGCGGATGACGACGCGAATGGCGACGGCGTGTTCTCCCTCGAGTGGAACATCGCGACGGACAGGTGGTCCGCCACGGGCGCGCAGGACTTCCGCGCGGTGTACTCCGGCGTGACGTTGGACACGCCGCCCAACCTGCTGGGCAGCACGGCGGCGCAGACGCTGGTCATCAATCCCTATCCGTACACGGCGCCGGAGGTCATCATGGGCAACCAGCCCGCGTTCATCCGCGAGACGACGCTGAACGCGTGGGGCTTCGTGAAGCCGGCCACCAACGGCGCGTTCATCACCTACGCGGCGTTCATCGTGAACGGCGGCGCCCCGGTGGTGGTGAACCCCGAGCTGAGCGGCGGTCTGGTCTACGTGCCGGTGGAGCTGGTGGAAGGGCCGAACATCATCCAGCTCACGGGCCGCGACAACCTGGGCGGCATCACCACGAAGCAGATCAACCTGACGGTGGACCGCGTGCCGCCGGTCATCACCATCCAGTCGCCGGTGCAGGGCCAGGTGGTGGGTGGGCTGGTGGACGTCATCAGCCAGATTGACGAGCAGACGCCGACGCGCGTGGAGACGCAGTGGGTGAACACCACACTGCTGGAGTTCGGCACCGGTTCGGTGACGCACCCGGTGAGCCTGCCGAACTTCGGCGAGCAGGGCATCCTGGTGCGCGCCACGGACTCCGCGAACAACGTGACGGAAGCCGTGGTGCACGTGTTCGTGGATTCCGGCACGCCCACGGTGACGACGGACCCGGCGGACGGGGCCACGTTCGGGCCGCGCGCGAACAACACGCTGCCGTATGTGATTCGCGTGTCGTCCGTGTCCGCGACGACGGTGAAGCTGGGCAATCAGCAGTTCCAGCTGCCGCGCGGCGGCGGTGAAATCCAGACGTCGGTGACGCTGGCGTCGGGCGTGAACACGCTGACCATCGACGCGACGAACGAGGCGGGCCGCACGACGCGCACGACGCGCACCGTGCGCTACGACACGCAGGCGCCCACGGCGACGCTGGTGACGCCGGCTCCGGGCAGCACGGTGGGTGGCGTGGTGACGCTGACGGCGCGGGTGACGGATGCGCTGAGCAGCATCAAGAACGTGGCGTTCACGCGGGACGGGTCGGGCATCCGCGCCGGCACGCTCCAGACCAACGGCACGTGGACCGCGGAGCTGGACACGCGCGAGCTGCTGGATGGCACGCACACGGTGGACGTGTGGATGACGGACGCGGTGGACAACTTCGTCATCCAGAGCTTCAGCTTCACGGTGAAGAACAACTAG
- a CDS encoding restriction endonuclease fold toxin 5 domain-containing protein yields the protein MRAHRAGVWMLLFVLLTGCASGPTVRLRTERGTRTYAPVTWDRRVPVSAREFEAALARLVLEVPLTVRSPKVVRAVAKRGAQLDLGLGFTLRDGYGRWCRAHEAPGDCLSLLEDGAGFGELDRLTLAVGMSLDPLRASIGAALQDTLNPEFFVSVVSGAIVSWVVLAAAPEPLFTKAAAVIAAVFLAYVGVQSFLAVVRACGALKAATDRAQTFQELEEAAEVFAQALGPEVARVFVLAVTMLVSHGVTAGLSSALSLMPRFPDAVRLGSTQAGFNPARVLDVSAVAVVDGVVEVTLASTAVAMATKGPPPPSSSTGGPGKWVQVNESMSDRARDYQAQVTGAPKGSAYRLKSGDEEVDFDGYDLVDDLLLEAKGPGYAKFIQDNMSLKEFYRGFDKVLAQAERQYLMARGTRVRWIVAEERFAELLRRAFEGRGYKTFEVVHVAPVPR from the coding sequence ATGCGTGCACACAGGGCCGGCGTGTGGATGTTGTTGTTCGTGCTGCTCACGGGCTGCGCCAGTGGGCCCACGGTGCGGCTGCGCACGGAGCGGGGGACCCGGACGTATGCGCCGGTGACCTGGGACCGCCGGGTGCCGGTCAGTGCTCGGGAGTTCGAGGCGGCGCTGGCGCGGTTGGTGTTGGAGGTGCCGCTAACGGTGCGGTCACCGAAGGTGGTGCGCGCGGTCGCGAAGAGGGGGGCGCAGCTGGACCTGGGGCTCGGGTTCACGCTGCGGGACGGGTACGGGAGGTGGTGCCGGGCGCATGAGGCTCCGGGGGATTGTCTGTCGTTGCTGGAGGATGGAGCGGGTTTCGGTGAATTGGACCGGCTGACGCTCGCGGTGGGCATGTCGCTGGATCCGTTGCGCGCGAGCATTGGAGCCGCGTTGCAGGACACGCTGAACCCGGAGTTCTTCGTGTCCGTGGTGTCGGGAGCGATTGTGTCCTGGGTGGTGCTTGCGGCGGCGCCGGAGCCGCTGTTCACCAAGGCCGCGGCGGTGATTGCCGCCGTGTTCCTGGCGTACGTGGGCGTGCAGTCGTTCCTCGCAGTGGTGCGGGCTTGCGGCGCGCTGAAGGCGGCCACGGATAGGGCGCAGACGTTCCAGGAACTGGAAGAGGCGGCGGAGGTCTTCGCGCAGGCACTGGGGCCGGAAGTGGCGCGCGTCTTCGTGCTCGCGGTGACGATGCTGGTGAGTCACGGCGTGACGGCGGGGTTGTCATCCGCGCTCTCCTTGATGCCGCGCTTCCCGGATGCGGTGCGGTTGGGTTCGACACAGGCGGGTTTCAACCCGGCGCGTGTGTTGGACGTGAGCGCGGTGGCGGTGGTGGACGGTGTGGTGGAGGTGACGCTCGCGTCCACGGCGGTGGCCATGGCCACGAAGGGCCCGCCTCCTCCGAGCAGCAGCACGGGAGGTCCGGGCAAGTGGGTGCAGGTGAATGAGTCGATGTCCGACCGTGCCCGCGATTATCAGGCCCAGGTGACGGGAGCACCGAAGGGCTCCGCGTACCGGCTCAAGAGTGGGGACGAAGAGGTCGACTTCGACGGCTACGACCTGGTCGACGATTTGCTGCTGGAAGCCAAGGGCCCGGGCTACGCGAAGTTCATCCAGGACAACATGTCGCTGAAGGAGTTCTACAGAGGCTTCGACAAGGTGCTTGCCCAAGCTGAACGGCAATACTTGATGGCTCGTGGAACGCGCGTCCGTTGGATCGTCGCGGAGGAGCGATTCGCGGAACTCCTTCGCAGAGCCTTCGAGGGCCGGGGCTACAAGACCTTCGAGGTCGTGCACGTCGCTCCCGTGCCGCGCTAA
- a CDS encoding immunity 52 family protein: protein MTETYYSGCYWLARQEPVESCAHRLSSFLQRLGSLDPSWNRWHQTAATFEKARQRQVSPDVATLSKLLGGKASRFMDMSRFWLWAGENEAEASKVTGHCGSAATHMASVCLLDGHSMGQVAERVLTAHVLTGVMRAMALAWEPEFALCTSHEHRERLMAGKFPEPGTFVGWVTYLADFRGPVPPLPSSVQVEHIPDRGTLITLTQEKFSVFNPTHVALAADVQARLQAAGLLTPLRPWGT, encoded by the coding sequence ATGACGGAGACGTACTACTCAGGTTGCTATTGGCTGGCCCGGCAGGAGCCTGTCGAGTCCTGCGCCCACCGATTGAGTTCGTTCCTCCAGCGATTGGGCTCCTTGGACCCCTCGTGGAACCGCTGGCACCAGACGGCCGCGACCTTCGAGAAGGCGCGACAGCGACAGGTATCTCCGGATGTGGCCACCCTCTCCAAGCTCCTGGGCGGCAAGGCCAGCCGGTTCATGGACATGTCGCGCTTCTGGCTCTGGGCTGGCGAGAACGAAGCGGAGGCTTCGAAGGTCACCGGCCACTGCGGCAGCGCCGCGACGCATATGGCTTCTGTCTGTTTGCTCGACGGTCACAGCATGGGCCAGGTCGCGGAGCGGGTGCTAACCGCCCATGTCCTGACCGGCGTGATGCGCGCCATGGCGCTCGCGTGGGAGCCGGAATTCGCTCTCTGTACCTCGCATGAGCATCGGGAACGCCTCATGGCTGGCAAGTTCCCCGAGCCCGGCACCTTCGTCGGCTGGGTCACCTACCTCGCCGACTTCCGCGGCCCCGTGCCCCCGCTGCCCTCTTCCGTCCAGGTGGAGCACATCCCGGACCGGGGCACGCTCATCACCCTCACGCAGGAGAAGTTCAGCGTCTTCAATCCCACCCACGTCGCCCTCGCCGCGGATGTCCAGGCGCGCCTCCAGGCGGCGGGGCTGCTCACCCCGCTTCGCCCCTGGGGCACCTAG
- a CDS encoding cupin domain-containing protein, translating to MVEELVRRLDLKPHPEGGYYRETYRAAFQVQTLRGRRSAGTAIYYLLQRGEFSAWHRVVGADELWLFHDGEPMALHLVHEDGRLESPVLGRDVTQGHQPQVLVPAGVLQAAEPLGAYTLVGCTVSPGFEFADFELPEAEAMVARHPAHEALLRRFAKAGPR from the coding sequence ATGGTTGAAGAGCTGGTGAGGAGGCTGGACCTCAAGCCCCATCCGGAGGGCGGCTACTACCGGGAGACGTACCGGGCGGCGTTCCAGGTGCAGACGCTGCGAGGGCGCAGGTCCGCGGGGACGGCCATCTACTACCTGTTGCAGCGGGGGGAGTTCTCCGCGTGGCACCGGGTGGTGGGCGCGGACGAGCTGTGGCTGTTCCATGACGGGGAGCCGATGGCGTTGCACCTGGTGCACGAGGACGGCCGGCTGGAGTCCCCGGTGTTGGGGCGGGATGTGACGCAGGGCCATCAGCCGCAGGTGCTGGTCCCGGCGGGGGTGCTGCAGGCGGCGGAGCCGCTGGGCGCGTACACGCTGGTGGGCTGCACGGTGTCGCCGGGGTTCGAGTTCGCGGACTTCGAATTGCCGGAGGCGGAGGCGATGGTGGCCCGCCACCCGGCGCACGAAGCGCTGCTGCGAAGGTTCGCGAAGGCCGGGCCGCGCTGA
- a CDS encoding helix-turn-helix domain-containing protein yields the protein MDTELAGILGSAARNVRVKLGLTQADVADRIGMASEVYGRLERGHMLPSVQNLRRLCVVLNIPPHDLLGLGEEFAAPPPKEKPRARTEEDVPEMRRLMRNLRRLTPVQLKLMNLVASAMQQQKKKP from the coding sequence ATGGACACGGAACTGGCGGGAATCCTCGGCTCGGCGGCACGGAACGTGCGGGTGAAGCTGGGTCTGACGCAGGCGGACGTGGCGGACCGCATCGGCATGGCGTCGGAGGTGTATGGCCGGCTGGAGCGTGGCCACATGCTGCCGAGCGTGCAGAACCTGCGCCGTCTGTGCGTCGTCCTGAACATCCCGCCGCACGACCTGCTGGGCCTGGGCGAGGAGTTCGCGGCGCCGCCGCCGAAGGAGAAGCCCCGGGCGCGGACGGAGGAGGACGTGCCGGAGATGCGGCGGCTGATGCGCAACCTGCGGCGGCTGACGCCGGTGCAGCTGAAGCTGATGAACCTGGTGGCGTCCGCGATGCAGCAGCAGAAGAAGAAGCCCTGA
- a CDS encoding response regulator: MVQPVPHKPVLVVEDDEDARAAIAEILEADGYEVAVAANGREALDELKHLPPPSLILLDLRMPVMDGPEFLRHLRADWPRLKAVPVLLLSGVGAEALPDTGGLLKKPIVPDELLATVGRLSGRSA, from the coding sequence ATGGTTCAGCCCGTGCCGCACAAGCCCGTGCTGGTGGTGGAGGACGACGAGGATGCTCGCGCCGCCATCGCCGAAATCCTGGAAGCCGACGGCTACGAGGTGGCCGTCGCCGCGAATGGCCGCGAGGCGCTGGACGAGCTCAAGCACCTGCCCCCACCGAGCCTCATCCTCCTGGACCTGAGGATGCCGGTGATGGATGGCCCGGAGTTCCTGCGCCACCTGCGCGCGGACTGGCCCCGGCTGAAGGCCGTGCCGGTGCTGCTGTTGTCGGGCGTGGGCGCGGAGGCGCTGCCGGACACGGGCGGCCTCTTGAAGAAGCCCATTGTCCCTGACGAGCTGCTGGCCACCGTGGGCCGGCTGTCCGGCCGGAGCGCGTGA
- the egtB gene encoding ergothioneine biosynthesis protein EgtB — MSLRSQEQGSARVIQAVPWKVRAWRELEAGRERIQAMLAPLPEAELMRQHSPLMSPLVWDVAHVANYEEQWLLRALGAPAFTDPAFDAIYDAFRHPRNTRSTLPLLEPEAAWAYATRVRAAVAAHLETLPEDSADPLLHGGFVFGMVAQHAQQHAETLAATLQLMTHVEYHPVEALRPQPGAVPQHEVFIPGGPVRLGSDDPWAYDNERPRHVVELAPFLLDAHPVTTGDFLVFVESGGYEDPRWWDPKGFAWIQAENIRHPLFWIPQGHHVWLRRRFGTVEPLPKDEPVQHVSWYEADAYARWAGKRLPTEAEWEKAAQGSDGVSRAHPWGGAAPTDAHANLGGTRWGPSPVGSHPSSRSADGVWGLLGDVWEWTASDFQPYAGFRAFPYREYSEVFFGDTSKVLRGGAWASAPVAVRNSFRNWDFPIRRQIFAGFRCARDVK; from the coding sequence ATGTCGCTGAGGAGCCAGGAACAGGGGAGCGCCCGGGTCATCCAGGCCGTGCCGTGGAAGGTCCGGGCCTGGCGGGAGCTGGAGGCGGGGCGGGAGCGCATCCAGGCGATGCTCGCGCCGCTGCCGGAAGCGGAGCTGATGCGGCAGCACTCGCCGCTCATGTCCCCGCTGGTCTGGGACGTGGCCCACGTGGCCAACTACGAGGAGCAGTGGCTGTTGCGCGCGCTGGGGGCTCCGGCCTTCACCGACCCCGCGTTCGACGCCATCTACGACGCCTTCCGCCACCCGCGGAACACGCGCTCCACGCTGCCCCTGCTGGAGCCGGAGGCCGCCTGGGCCTACGCCACCCGCGTGCGCGCGGCGGTGGCCGCGCACCTGGAGACGCTGCCCGAGGACAGCGCGGATCCGTTGCTCCACGGCGGCTTCGTCTTCGGCATGGTGGCGCAGCACGCGCAGCAGCACGCGGAGACGCTGGCCGCCACGCTGCAGCTGATGACGCACGTGGAGTACCACCCGGTGGAGGCGCTGCGTCCCCAGCCCGGCGCGGTGCCGCAGCACGAGGTCTTCATCCCCGGCGGCCCGGTGCGCCTGGGCAGCGACGACCCGTGGGCCTACGACAACGAGCGTCCCCGGCACGTCGTGGAGCTTGCGCCCTTCCTCCTGGACGCGCATCCGGTCACCACGGGGGACTTCCTCGTGTTCGTGGAGTCCGGCGGCTACGAGGATCCGCGCTGGTGGGACCCGAAGGGCTTCGCGTGGATCCAGGCGGAGAACATCCGCCATCCGCTCTTCTGGATTCCGCAGGGCCATCACGTCTGGCTGCGCCGCCGCTTCGGCACGGTGGAGCCACTGCCCAAGGACGAACCCGTGCAGCACGTGTCCTGGTACGAGGCGGACGCGTACGCGCGATGGGCCGGCAAGCGCCTGCCCACCGAAGCCGAGTGGGAGAAGGCCGCGCAGGGAAGTGACGGCGTCTCTCGCGCGCACCCCTGGGGAGGCGCCGCGCCCACGGACGCGCACGCCAACCTGGGCGGGACGCGCTGGGGGCCGTCGCCCGTGGGCAGCCACCCGTCCAGCCGCAGCGCGGATGGTGTCTGGGGATTGCTGGGCGACGTCTGGGAATGGACCGCCAGCGACTTCCAACCGTACGCGGGCTTCCGGGCCTTTCCGTACCGCGAGTACTCGGAGGTCTTCTTTGGCGACACGTCCAAGGTGCTGCGCGGCGGTGCCTGGGCGAGCGCGCCGGTGGCGGTGCGCAACAGCTTCCGCAACTGGGACTTCCCCATCCGCCGGCAGATCTTCGCCGGCTTCCGCTGTGCACGCGACGTGAAGTGA
- the egtD gene encoding L-histidine N(alpha)-methyltransferase, which translates to MRMRSEQGEARIADGYAAPGVKVDVHVQPGDARRSLRAEVLEGLCHGPHKELSPKWLYDERGSQLFDDITRLPEYYPTRREREILRAHADDVARLSGADTLVELGSGTSEKTRLLLDAMDAAGQLQRFVPFDVSEAFLRKAAEGLAREYPRIAVHAVVGDFEQHLGRIPGGGRRLIAFLGGTIGNLKPAQRALFLRELASGLKPGDGLLLGTDLIKDRERLFAAYNDSAGVTADFNRNVLRVLNRELNADFDPEAFEHLAPFDETNKWIEMRLISRKPQSVWLKDLERRVEFAEGECLRTEVSCKFCREQVQAELGEAGLDLAAWWTDADGDFALSLAMKR; encoded by the coding sequence ATGAGGATGAGGTCGGAGCAGGGCGAGGCTCGCATCGCGGACGGCTACGCGGCGCCCGGTGTGAAGGTGGACGTGCACGTGCAACCCGGTGACGCGCGGCGCTCGCTGCGCGCGGAGGTCCTGGAGGGGCTCTGCCACGGACCCCACAAGGAGCTGAGCCCCAAGTGGCTCTACGACGAGCGCGGCAGCCAGCTCTTCGACGACATCACCCGCCTGCCGGAGTACTACCCCACGCGCCGCGAGCGGGAGATTCTCCGCGCCCACGCGGATGACGTGGCCCGGCTGAGCGGCGCGGACACGCTGGTGGAGCTGGGCAGCGGCACCAGCGAGAAGACGCGCCTGCTCCTGGACGCCATGGACGCGGCCGGGCAGCTCCAGCGCTTCGTGCCCTTCGACGTGAGCGAGGCCTTCCTGCGCAAGGCCGCCGAGGGCCTGGCGCGCGAGTACCCGCGCATCGCCGTGCACGCGGTGGTGGGCGACTTCGAGCAGCACCTGGGCCGCATCCCGGGCGGCGGCCGGCGGCTCATCGCCTTCCTGGGCGGCACCATCGGCAACCTGAAGCCCGCGCAGCGCGCGCTGTTCCTGCGGGAGCTGGCGTCCGGGCTGAAGCCCGGGGACGGCCTCTTGCTGGGCACGGATCTGATCAAGGACCGCGAGCGCCTGTTCGCCGCCTACAACGACAGCGCGGGCGTGACGGCGGACTTCAACCGCAACGTGCTGCGCGTGCTCAACCGCGAGCTGAACGCGGACTTCGACCCGGAGGCCTTCGAGCACCTGGCCCCGTTCGATGAAACGAACAAGTGGATCGAGATGCGCCTCATCTCACGCAAGCCCCAGTCCGTGTGGCTGAAGGACCTGGAGCGGCGCGTGGAGTTCGCGGAAGGCGAATGTCTGCGCACGGAGGTGAGCTGCAAGTTCTGTCGCGAGCAGGTGCAGGCGGAGCTTGGCGAAGCGGGCCTCGACCTGGCCGCGTGGTGGACGGACGCGGACGGAGACTTCGCGCTGTCGCTGGCGATGAAGCGCTGA
- a CDS encoding CoA-binding protein produces MDDWRKNLIDDAEGIGELLARTKRIAVLGIRPEAQADKPAHAIPKFLKDHGFTVLPVPTHGEQGSILGEPISASVKDVPGEVDVVQVFLRPDDINAHVDALLAKKPYAVWFQLGIRNDAAAERLARAGIRVVQDHCMKVEWKKRHPDAR; encoded by the coding sequence ATGGACGACTGGCGCAAGAACCTCATCGACGACGCGGAAGGCATTGGCGAGCTGCTCGCGCGCACGAAGCGCATCGCCGTGCTGGGCATCCGGCCGGAAGCACAGGCGGACAAGCCCGCGCACGCCATCCCGAAGTTCCTCAAGGACCACGGCTTCACCGTGCTGCCCGTGCCCACGCACGGCGAGCAGGGGAGCATCCTGGGCGAGCCCATCTCCGCGTCGGTGAAGGACGTGCCCGGAGAGGTGGACGTGGTGCAGGTGTTCCTGCGGCCGGACGACATCAACGCGCACGTGGACGCGCTGCTGGCGAAGAAGCCGTATGCCGTCTGGTTCCAGCTGGGCATCCGCAATGACGCCGCGGCCGAGCGGCTGGCGCGCGCGGGCATCCGCGTGGTGCAGGACCACTGCATGAAGGTGGAGTGGAAGAAGCGCCACCCGGACGCCCGATAA
- the bacM gene encoding bactofilin BacM, producing the protein MALLGGKKDEAPSKPLFKREEDFVSTRPGEVHTLLGKGSEFEGKLTFEGQVRIDGKFNGQIVTKDVLVIGDGARVQAEIQAGTVIINGTVEGNVRATQLIELKQPGRVKGNLETPSLSMDRGVIFEGSLKMENIGKGGGNPPPPGEKK; encoded by the coding sequence GTGGCGCTCCTTGGCGGGAAGAAAGACGAAGCACCCAGCAAGCCCCTGTTCAAACGGGAGGAGGATTTCGTGTCGACGCGTCCGGGTGAGGTTCACACGCTTCTGGGTAAGGGAAGCGAGTTCGAGGGGAAGCTCACCTTCGAAGGTCAGGTTCGAATCGACGGCAAGTTCAACGGGCAGATTGTCACCAAGGACGTGCTCGTCATTGGCGACGGCGCCCGCGTGCAGGCGGAGATCCAGGCCGGCACCGTCATCATCAACGGCACCGTGGAAGGCAACGTGCGCGCCACGCAGCTCATCGAGCTGAAGCAGCCGGGCCGCGTGAAGGGCAACCTGGAGACGCCGTCGCTCTCCATGGACCGCGGCGTCATCTTCGAGGGCTCCCTCAAGATGGAGAACATCGGCAAGGGCGGCGGAAACCCGCCTCCGCCGGGAGAGAAGAAGTAA